The segment AAATAGACAAACCACGGCTTGCCAACTATATATTTATAAGGCACAGAACCCCAAAATCTACTATCGCTGCTATTTTCTCTATTATCACCTACCATGAAATACTCATTTTGTGGCACTTTGAAATAATATGCGTTGAAATTTAATCCATTAATTTTAGGCAGCTCTGGCACCATAATCTCACTCATAGCAAAATCCACCATACCAGCAATGGTAAATGTATCGGCTCTTAATCCACCATAATTATCTTTATCAGTGTTATTATCATAGTGAATTCCAGCCATCTTATATGGCTCTTTGATGAATTTCTTTCCACCTAAAATCACGATATTAGCATCTTTAAATTCCCTTGCTATCTCATCATCTCCGCCACTTGGTCTTAAATACATAGCACCAGGGGCAAATATCACCTCATCAAGTCCGGTAGCGAAATT is part of the Campylobacter lanienae NCTC 13004 genome and harbors:
- the lepB gene encoding signal peptidase I; this encodes MRRIFTKFYNFCSSWTGTIVIVLLIIFFVAQAFVIPSGSMKNTLLIGDYLFVKKYSYGIPTPHIPFIEIPVLPDSDGDGHLIASDGPKRGDIVVFRYPKDPKIHYVKRNFATGLDEVIFAPGAMYLRPSGGDDEIAREFKDANIVILGGKKFIKEPYKMAGIHYDNNTDKDNYGGLRADTFTIAGMVDFAMSEIMVPELPKINGLNFNAYYFKVPQNEYFMVGDNRENSSDSRFWGSVPYKYIVGKPWFVYLSYDENYKIRWERIGRLASSLEDMAK